A region of the Anolis carolinensis isolate JA03-04 chromosome 1, rAnoCar3.1.pri, whole genome shotgun sequence genome:
AACCCACCCTGTATCAACAGATCTCAGGTAGGGTTATAATCCATGAAAATGGGTTCCAATGCTGGCAGGACCTGCACAAGCTTTTCTACAAAAAAACTAAAACTGTCTTAAATTTTCAATGCAATTGACGTAAAAGTCCCTATATCATGCATTAAAATGATTGGGAAATCTATTTGTTCACTATGATACACGTACCTCTTTTGGAGTATGATTATCAGTAATTCTCTGACCCTCAAAGAGGAACCTGAGTGAATTCATTGGGACTCCCTAAAAGGAAGAGAAATCACAATTTATTTCAATAGGtcacattgaaaaaaatattaactATTACTATCTATATCATTGGTTTAGGGAGAAAATAGAAACACATATAAGTTAATGTTTGTTTCAAACGCATGGAAGCAACAAATTACCAAATTCTAGAGGTATAATTATTCTCTACATTTCTTCTCAAAGGTAACAACAAATAATTTGAGCACTTTTCTTTCCATTCTGAGAAAGTACAGAAAACAGCctttctgtacaggaaataaTAGTCAAAATGGAAATATTAATTCCTATGCAGAGAATGCTGCCTTCTATATACATTATGCACAGAATAACATCCCAGTTGCAGCATATTCTCCATAAGAAACATTTTCCATGCAAAAAAATGCTCTTTCCTGTGCAAAATAAATCCTGAACTCTGTGAAAATATAATGTACAATTAAGCCCCGAGCTGTAAAGATTCTCCTCAGTCTAGGATTCTTCTCATTCAGATTTCTCAACATGGTTTTCccccaatatttttaaatattctttccactTTACCTGTTTCAAGAGTTTATCATCATCCAGTCTCATCAAAGTACTGATCAGAGCGGACCCTGCATAGCTTCCCCAATccaatgggatctggtgcctttagggtttaATATTTAGGCCCCTGCCAGTTTCATTACAACCATTCTTGTTATCCACTGGTTTTTGAGGTTTGGTTTTGATACATTTTCATGATGTTTTATACcctgttattttaattgtttaattagtcTGTTATATGTTactatgttttgaattgtattttaGTTGGTAATCTTGTTGTATTGATTTGGGCTTGTTCCCgtatgtaaaccgccttgagtccctttggagagatggtagTGGGGTATTAAAAAaaagctgctattattattattattattattattattattattattattattatttcccatttatcctaaaagaaaaaaaactttgtttcttgatttttttaaaaattcaaccaccCAAACTACAAGGAATCGCTGGAATTCTGTTGGACAAATGCATATACATATCCTACTGCTACATAGTCATGATTTGACATAGCCTAGTTTAAAGCCTTCGTAGGAACTGTGAAAgtcctctaaatcaggggtccccaaactaaggcccaggggccggatgcggccctccaaggtcattgacctggcccccgctcttagttttagacttcgcctcgcccaaagtctgaaatgacttgaaggcacacaataccaacaatcctacttaacttgactatctcattggccagaagcaggcccacacttcccattgaaatcctgataggtttatgttggttacaattgttttcatttttaaatattatattgttctttcatttactaatactgtgctatggtaatatttgaatatattgtgtatacatataatataggggcccctggtggcacagtgtgttaaagcgctgcgcTGCTAAACtcacggaccaaaaggtcccaggttcaaatcccgggagcggaatgggcacccgctgttagccccagctcctgccaacctagcagttcgaaaacatgcaaatgtgagtagatcaataggtaccgctccggcgggaaggtaacggcgctccatgcagtcatgcctatggccacatgaccttggaggtgtctacagacaacgccagctcttcagcttagaaatggagatgagcaccaacccccagagtcggtcacaactggacttaacgtcaagggaaaaccttttactacatataatattgatactaatattataatgtaatacaatactaataattatacgatataataatattaattatatattatatattaaatgtaatattactaataatattacggtatagtggtataggacaatatagtaatatataatgctaatattgtgctatgccaataatattatatattgtatgtacatacaacttgtaagccgctctgagtccccttcggggtgagagagggcggggtataaatgtagcaaataaataaatagttgttgttggggtttgtttgttttgttttgttttgggtttttgttttttttgcactacaaataagacatgtgcagtgagcataggaatttgttcgtattttttttttcaaattataattcggcccctcaacagcctgagggaccatgaaccggccctccatttaaaaagtttgaggacccatgCTCTAAATCATACTTACTGGTAAGCAGCCTCTGGAACTGACTAGGGAAACTTTCCTTATGCTCTTTCCCTCCTCAAGCAAGTGATCTGCATCATGAGGGGCATTTGCAACCAGGTACCTTTTCTGCTGTTGCACGAGAGATCACTCACAAGAAGCAGTGAAAATTTCAGGAACTGCTTCTTGACTAATAAGGGAATCGGCATGTCAGTCACAACAGCTGCTCACTCTTAAGCAGGATTTGAAGGATCACACCAGAATTTACTacatgtatttactcaaatctagtgtgccatcaaatctaaagcgcaccccaattttcaaaaccctgaaacaaaaaataaacatttgctggcaaatgtaatgcgcaACAACAGAAAGTAACACCAGAGAATCAAATAACCTTTGATGGGAAGATGAGAGGGAGACAAAAGACTGGGGGAAGTTGGAAGacgggaagatggaaggaaaagaaaaaaacggAAAACGAGAAAGAAGAAGATGGGTGGAGGATAGAAAGAAggtaagaaaaaaggaaagaaggaggatgggagggagggaagtgtcagaaatattaaaaatgaactaggtatttttaattacaaaaatgtgagtcaagcaccgAAAGGGTTAAATGGGCTAGCATCACCCTGAAGAGAGTGAGTAGGCTGAAACCTGTTAGTTAGTAGGCCAATGCTAGCGTCGTCCTAAGGAGTGTAAGAATGCCTCAGTATGAAGAAGGCTTAGTGTGAGGATGCCTCAGTGTGAAAAAGGCCTCGTGTGTAAGAAGGCATGGTGTGTAAAGCTTCATGTGAGAAGCTCCAGTATGAAGGCTCCTGTgtatataaagaactttatttgtgttactgaaaccttgtttttgtaaatagtgcaaccatattattttgctaaagaaaagcctcctaagtaagagataacattggtctatgtgtttttgttcattttatgacttttggctactggtgatAAGTCATGCTGCCGCTAATATGTTACTCTGCTGTatgtttatggggagggtcttttgttaataagcccacttgccCAATGGTATGAGAGAAAAGTATGAGAGAGAAAAAGTAAGAAAGGAGCATGAAAAGGAGATGAAGGAGAAAGGGCTTGGGAAGGGAAGCCCCTTCTCCactatcaggctgaggctgatgGGTTCACTAGTCTTAGCCTGATGGATGGGCAAAGGCACCTTTTTGGCATAcaattgtaatgcacacctcaactGTGGCTAAACAATTAAGCCAAAAAGGatgcgcattagattcgagtaaatacagtatgtagCAATACAGTATACAATGGTCAAATAAGATTCTAGCAAATGGGAATTATTCATGGAAATGAGATGACAACATTCAGCCAAGGAATTCTATAAGACAACTACAATTCCTCCTCTGTGCAATGGAAACAAAATCCGAATACTAGCTCTGACTACAGTAGACATATTAAATCAGCAAGATTAACACAAGTACTGAGAAGGAATGAAATGGGCATTCAGCAATTTCCCAAATGTGGTCAAAATGTGGTGTTCCCAATCACTCAGAAAAAAGAAATGACAGGAAGAAAAAACAGCCTTTGAAAAGTTCCTATGAACTACAGAAACTTTTTGTTGATGCTGTTCTCAGCATAgcaaaataatgcaattttgtCATTTCTGTAACTGAGGACAACTTTACAAGATAGAGATTTGCACAATACTAACTAAAACAGGGCAATTTATTAGCATTTGAACCATTCAACATTACAAGGGGAGAACAGAACTGTCATTGATGAAATCAATAAAAGCAAACCATATTGAAAAGTATCTTAATTGCAACtgattatttttgtcttcttagAATAGACGTCAGTTTTCCCATAAGTGCTATTTGCCCCACTTCTTTTTTTGACCTGGCTGCCTACTCCAACTCCCCAACATCTTCTCATCCTCACTAATTGATTTCATCCCAGCCAAGGCTGCTACTGTCCTCCAGAGTttggggtttgttgttgttgttgttagtttcAGCCACTTTTACAttcaaaaaacaggaaaaaagaaaggtTAAAAAAAGCCATCCCACAATTCCACAAACCTGTCTCTGACAGTATGATTCTTTAAGTTTTTTTAGATGCGTTGTCATTTTCACTTTGAAGTGGATCTCACTGCTGTCCTATTAACAGAATACAAAAAAGATTAGGCCCTATATAGTATTTAAAAGGATCTTTCCAACAAGTATTCTAAAATGCAACATCTTTACTAATAGGCTGATCCTACATTTGTTAGACCTTTTAGTTCAGTCTATGTTTACATTTGAAACTCAAttcaatttatttcttttaaaaagacattatCTTTGCTCTAGTTAATTGTATCTTAAACATTGTATTTCTGTCTTTATCAACATTTGTTCACTGGCTTTCAAGACTGCAAGCATAACTCTGTggatcaaaaataaataaatatatgattacaccatgtaacacaatttttgttcctgggttataactgtcatttcctaattggttttagcacaaaaacatggaaaaagttcattaaactacaaaaactttgtttttgggggacatcctgcagcatattttgctatagtttttcaatgattatttcacagagtctcaaccaattcaacatgtgttgtcgaaggctttcatgaccggaatcactaagttgctgtaagttttctgggctgtatggccatgttccagaagcattctctcctgacatttcacccacatctatggcaggcattctcggaagttgtgaggtctgctggaaactaggcaagtggggtttatatatctgtggaaggtccagggtgtgagaaagaactcttgcctgcttggggcaagtgtgaatgttgcaattggccactttgattagcactaagtggccttgcagcttcaaagcctggctgcttccgcctgggggaatcctttgttgggaaatgttagctggccctgattgtttcaattcaacatagtttgtggcagccacaaaaatgaagtttctggagtataacaactactttcaaagtaagtaccgcacaattaaacaggaaattcaAATAACacatttaaaccaggaacagattttttttcaaattttgttacatagtgagaATTAATTATACAGAAGTTCAACATACAGTTAAAGAATACTTATTTTATGTGATTCACGAATGGGCTGTCAATTCCATATAAGCAATGCAGTTCCAGAGCAACTTACAATTCTCATTCATCCCAGCCAATGAATTTTCATGTGTTAAATAAGGAAGAACAATTAAGTCTAACACATCTCACTAATGCTTTTCCTATCCCTTTAAAATCCTAGCTGAAAGCACATTGCCCTGAGCAACCCCCCTGGCAAACTAGCCTTTTAAATATCCCTTTCATGAGTCAGCCCATTCCATACTCTCAATGATCAGTTATTTTATTCATGCACTATATACATAACCACACTATATACATAATCACAGTTCTACTAGTAATCTTCAGGAGTGTCTTTTATATTTGGCCCTTCAATTTGCAGAACCAATCCATTGATCAACAATTATGATACTTTTCTGTTTAATGTGTCTGGCAAGGGAAACCCATGAAATCGATGGTATGTGTGACCTTTTCTAGTAGTTAATTCTCTTTCAAAGTAGGGGATGACTCACATGAGATAAAATTTCCATACCTTTTCTAAAAAACACTCTTGTCCTATACAGTCCTTCAATAAAACCAAAGaatgtacaatattttaaatggcaCATTGTTCCGATGTTTACTTTTTACCTGCATTCCCCTTTTCCTCTGATACCTTTGTATGTCTGTTTCCGGGTGACAACTCTCTTATGATTTGGACCACATAAACATGCCATTTGTAATGTGCTACATACAGGGATAgtgtgatataaataaattacatttttatcagAGATGGAAAGTCATCCAATGCCTgctttaaatacacacacacacacatccattgcTATTCTACCAACTGGTACATGGGAAAACAATTTTGGGATAAGAAGTTCCAGTGCAATGATGTATGTGATACTCTAAAAATACTTAGCCCTTGCTAACATAGTGAGACATTTAAACATTTCCTTTTGAACTTTATATCTTTCTTTCAGTCTATCTCCAGCTTAGTCCATAACTTTTAAACTACGATAGGCCTAAACCATCACTGAGGCACATATAGGAGGATTTATTCAAATTCACTGCTTCTCTGGCTTTTTGTCCCTATCTTCTGATGTTCTTTTTAATGTCTCTTTTAGAATGTAAACTAATTAGATAACTATATCCATAgattttattttttggcttattatGAAACCTATAAAATTGTTATATAAGCTGGTATttcttatataaataataataaaattacaatacTTCTACACCTCTCAGAATAGTGATATTTAAAGTGAAAAGCcatgcctctacactgtagaattaatggagtttgaccccATTCTAACTGCCATGAATGGATACTAAGaaattggtgaggcaccaggactctttggcagagatgactAAAGTCCTTTTAAAACTagttcccatgatcccatagcattgagccatggcagttaaaagtagtgtcaaactgcattaattctacagtgtatatgcatccTGAAACATCATGATTACAAGAAAGGTCTGAAAGAACAGAACCTTTGCACATTTCTCTCATACATGAACGGTATGAATAGATATGTTAAAGTACTCTCATCTTAACATGTTACACTCATAGTATGGGGTTTGGGGATATCCCATTGGGAACATGTGTTCAGAAAAGTGATTTATAAACACTTTACAGaactaaataaaatataaaatacaggcGAAGAAGTTTTAGCTAGACCACAAGATATTTCAGCCACCAACTCCATTCAGCCTTAGCTGGCACCATCACTGGAAAAGAACTGACTAGTAATAAAGGAATAATGAAACCATCTAAAAGGGCAATAGTGGCATTATGTATAAAGAACTGAACGTATGTTAGTATTGTATTCCTAAGACTTAAGAGGTTGTTTCACCTTACAACAGATATGAATCTGTCAAAGACAAAGATAATGTCACATGCATGATTTAACACATTAGTTCTATTATGTAACACATTAGTTCTATTATGTACTTTACTCAGGCATAAGTTGAAACATCCATGTTTAAGACAGTGTGAAAATCCTCACCTGCCCGATTACTTTGAGTTTAATATATTCTCCCTCTTTCTTATCGCCTAAGTCCTCTGTTGAAGGCTTTGCCTCctaatgaaagaaagaagaaacaaaggtTAATGAAATGGGTTGagattaaaaaattatttttaaaaagttctccaCCCCCTTTAGTATATTTACAGTGAATTTGCAACCCTTCAGCTTTTCTCTACATGAAGAATTCACTAGACATAATACCCTGAAAGACTGACAAAGGAAAAAATTGGGAAGATCTGAGTTGAAACAGCAGCGTTTTGATCAAGCCCCATCGATACTCTGTGACAAGACTGCTAGATTaagtatgggcaaacccaggcctgtGGGCTGGACACAGCCCCCTGGGCTCTTCCCTCCAGTTCTCGTCTGTCTTGGCCCTCCCTTCAGCATGCAGACATGGCAGCTTGCCACATTGTTGTACTCCAGGACAGGAAGCACCTCTACATTTAACCACCAAACTCCAGTCCAAATTAAATTAGCAAAGCAGTGCAGCAAAAATAACACAAACTTCAAAgtctaaatgtatgaaatagtccacagGAGTCAAGATACAAGAGTAGTTTCCAGAATCCAGAACAAACAGGGCATCAGCATAGGTATACAAAAGAATAAGGATAtacaaggcagcataaaatccaaTTCAAAAATCCAGGAAAAAT
Encoded here:
- the sumo1 gene encoding small ubiquitin-related modifier 1 isoform X2 — protein: MSDTEAKPSTEDLGDKKEGEYIKLKVIGQDSSEIHFKVKMTTHLKKLKESYCQRQGVPMNSLRFLFEGQRITDNHTPKELGMEEEDVIEVYQEQTGGHSRI
- the sumo1 gene encoding small ubiquitin-related modifier 1 isoform X1, with amino-acid sequence MLNRTGPRTEPCGTPLVTSFQDEEDALEAKPSTEDLGDKKEGEYIKLKVIGQDSSEIHFKVKMTTHLKKLKESYCQRQGVPMNSLRFLFEGQRITDNHTPKELGMEEEDVIEVYQEQTGGHSRI